A stretch of Canis lupus familiaris isolate Mischka breed German Shepherd chromosome 11, alternate assembly UU_Cfam_GSD_1.0, whole genome shotgun sequence DNA encodes these proteins:
- the LOC474791 gene encoding protein NipSnap homolog 3A isoform X2, whose translation MLVLRSRLAAALAARTLAPQVCSSFATGPRQYDGTFYEFRTYYLKPSKMNEFLENTKKNIHLRTAHSELVGYWSVEFGGRMNKVFHIWKYDNFAHRTEVRKALAKDKEWQEQYLIPNLALIDKQESEITYLVPWSKLEEPPKEGIYELATFQMKPGGPALWGDPFKRAVHTHVNRGYTKLVGVFHAEYGVLNRGVYIKKIFRSRLPGFESQLHHL comes from the exons ATGCTCGTCCTCCGAAGCCGCCTGGCTGCGGCTCTGGCTGCGCGGACGCTCGCGCCTCAG GTTTGCTCATCTTTTGCTACAGGCCCCAGACAATATGATGGAACATTCTATGAATTCCGTACTTATTATCTTAAGCCCTCAAAAATGAATGAGTTCCtggaaaatactaagaaaaacaTTCATCTTCGGACAGCTCACTCTGAATTGGTTGGATACTGGAGTGTAGAATTTGGAGGCAGAATGAATAAAGTGTTTCATATTTGGAAGTATG ATAATTTTGCTCATCGAACTGAAGTTCGGAAAGCATTGGCCAAAGATAAAGAATGGCAAGAACAATACCTGATTCCAAATTTGGCTCTAATTGATAAACAAGAGAGTGAGATTACTTATCTGGTGCCATGGAGCAAATTAGAAGAGCCTCCAAAAGAAG GAATCTATGAACTAGCTACTTTTCAGATGAAACCTGGTGGGCCAGCTCTGTGGGGTGACCCGTTTAAAAGAGCAGTTCATACTCATGTCAATCGAGGCTATACAAAACTAGTTGGAGTGTTCCATGCAGAATATGGAGTGCTCAACAGAG gagtttatattaagaaaatattcagatccagactgcctggatttgaatcccagcttcaCCACTTATAA
- the LOC474791 gene encoding protein NipSnap homolog 3A isoform X3 yields MLVLRSRLAAALAARTLAPQVCSSFATGPRQYDGTFYEFRTYYLKPSKMNEFLENTKKNIHLRTAHSELVGYWSVEFGGRMNKVFHIWKYDNFAHRTEVRKALAKDKEWQEQYLIPNLALIDKQESEITYLVPWSKLEEPPKEVHVLWWNESADSRAAGRHQSHEDPRVVAAVRESVHFLESQQNMLLIPTSFSPLK; encoded by the exons ATGCTCGTCCTCCGAAGCCGCCTGGCTGCGGCTCTGGCTGCGCGGACGCTCGCGCCTCAG GTTTGCTCATCTTTTGCTACAGGCCCCAGACAATATGATGGAACATTCTATGAATTCCGTACTTATTATCTTAAGCCCTCAAAAATGAATGAGTTCCtggaaaatactaagaaaaacaTTCATCTTCGGACAGCTCACTCTGAATTGGTTGGATACTGGAGTGTAGAATTTGGAGGCAGAATGAATAAAGTGTTTCATATTTGGAAGTATG ATAATTTTGCTCATCGAACTGAAGTTCGGAAAGCATTGGCCAAAGATAAAGAATGGCAAGAACAATACCTGATTCCAAATTTGGCTCTAATTGATAAACAAGAGAGTGAGATTACTTATCTGGTGCCATGGAGCAAATTAGAAGAGCCTCCAAAAGAAG TTCATGTTCTTTGGTGGAATGAGAGTGCAGACAGTCGTGCAGCTGGGAGACATCAGTCTCATGAGGATCCCAGGGTTGTGGCAGCCG TTCGAGAAAGTGTTCACTTCCTCGAGTCTCAGCAGAATATGCTTCTGATTCCTACATCATTTTCACCTTTGAAATAG
- the LOC474791 gene encoding protein NipSnap homolog 3A isoform X1, which translates to MLVLRSRLAAALAARTLAPQVCSSFATGPRQYDGTFYEFRTYYLKPSKMNEFLENTKKNIHLRTAHSELVGYWSVEFGGRMNKVFHIWKYDNFAHRTEVRKALAKDKEWQEQYLIPNLALIDKQESEITYLVPWSKLEEPPKEGIYELATFQMKPGGPALWGDPFKRAVHTHVNRGYTKLVGVFHAEYGVLNRVHVLWWNESADSRAAGRHQSHEDPRVVAAVRESVHFLESQQNMLLIPTSFSPLK; encoded by the exons ATGCTCGTCCTCCGAAGCCGCCTGGCTGCGGCTCTGGCTGCGCGGACGCTCGCGCCTCAG GTTTGCTCATCTTTTGCTACAGGCCCCAGACAATATGATGGAACATTCTATGAATTCCGTACTTATTATCTTAAGCCCTCAAAAATGAATGAGTTCCtggaaaatactaagaaaaacaTTCATCTTCGGACAGCTCACTCTGAATTGGTTGGATACTGGAGTGTAGAATTTGGAGGCAGAATGAATAAAGTGTTTCATATTTGGAAGTATG ATAATTTTGCTCATCGAACTGAAGTTCGGAAAGCATTGGCCAAAGATAAAGAATGGCAAGAACAATACCTGATTCCAAATTTGGCTCTAATTGATAAACAAGAGAGTGAGATTACTTATCTGGTGCCATGGAGCAAATTAGAAGAGCCTCCAAAAGAAG GAATCTATGAACTAGCTACTTTTCAGATGAAACCTGGTGGGCCAGCTCTGTGGGGTGACCCGTTTAAAAGAGCAGTTCATACTCATGTCAATCGAGGCTATACAAAACTAGTTGGAGTGTTCCATGCAGAATATGGAGTGCTCAACAGAG TTCATGTTCTTTGGTGGAATGAGAGTGCAGACAGTCGTGCAGCTGGGAGACATCAGTCTCATGAGGATCCCAGGGTTGTGGCAGCCG TTCGAGAAAGTGTTCACTTCCTCGAGTCTCAGCAGAATATGCTTCTGATTCCTACATCATTTTCACCTTTGAAATAG